The Starkeya sp. ORNL1 DNA window CGGCGACATTGACGGGGTATGGATCGCGCCCGTGCAGGCGCAGGTGACAATGACCTTTCGGGCGGCGGCCATGGCTCTCTCCGATATAATCAGGACAGGGAAACGGCGGCGGTGGATCCGCCGCCGCAAGAGTGTGGCTGGCGCTATTTGAAGGCCTGCGGATTGATCGGCGAGCCGGTGCCGCCGGTGATGATGAGCGGCGGGCCGCAGAAGAAGAATTCATAGACGCCATCGGCGGCGCAGTCTTCGGCGAGTTCCTTCACATAGAAGATCTCGCCCATGCACAGTCCCATCGCCGGGATCACCACCCAGTGCCAGGGCTGGTTGGCCTCGTCGGTCTCGTTCGGCCGCACCTCGACACCCCAGGTGTCGGAGCAGATCGCGGCGACCTGCTTTTCCTGGCACCAGTAGCAATTCTCGAACTTCACGCCGGGCGCGTCGCCGCCGGCATAGCCGCCCCACTCGCCCTCCTTGAGGCAGCGTTCCATCTGGCCGGTGCGGATGATGACGAAGTCCGCCTTGCGGATCTCCACGCCCTGCTTCTTCGCGCAGGCGTCGAGCTCCTCATTGGAAATGCTCTCGCCGTCCTGCAGCCAGTCGACGCCGCGGTAGCGGGCAATGTCGAGAAGCACGCCGCGCCCGCTCATCTTCGACTTGGAATGCTCGATGCCGAGCACCGAGAGGCCGCGCGAGTCGATCAGCTTGGCGTCATGGCCATTGTAGG harbors:
- a CDS encoding cyclase family protein, whose product is MDIKVGRAAIEEASKKLSNWGRWGEDDHSGTLNHVTPQDVVEAARLVKKGKVFALGIPLDRDGPQNGLFGGRFNPIHQMLATGTDAISGQQDWNKIRYADDTLNLCVQGATHWDALGHVFYEDKAYNGHDAKLIDSRGLSVLGIEHSKSKMSGRGVLLDIARYRGVDWLQDGESISNEELDACAKKQGVEIRKADFVIIRTGQMERCLKEGEWGGYAGGDAPGVKFENCYWCQEKQVAAICSDTWGVEVRPNETDEANQPWHWVVIPAMGLCMGEIFYVKELAEDCAADGVYEFFFCGPPLIITGGTGSPINPQAFK